In a single window of the Neodiprion virginianus isolate iyNeoVirg1 chromosome 1, iyNeoVirg1.1, whole genome shotgun sequence genome:
- the LOC124310491 gene encoding uncharacterized protein LOC124310491 encodes MKPKLTELNDVSETMESEAESPLVTKEEVLSILSKKLSGEFELVEYKLRSLNSTNGFLGIYYGLTALVKIDGVTKEHKFFLKAQPSKQSPQFDLLMAAKATEKESAMYTEIIPRMGNGSCCSGWSAKCYLTKENVLVLDDLFAQGYVTTDKYVPFDYNHCLVVLRSLARFHAGSFIIDEKLRSENKSLFKVYGDILGESLYNDSGISTRMLSSCILGTMSLIDLLQKELSESERAEFKERVRPWGENTEELLNPSKKYRNVICHRDLWANNLMLKYDASGKPEHCCLIDLQILRYNPPATDCVYVLYLTTDRETRDKHGESLLRMYYETLERELTNAGLDSKRCLDWPTFRKSCEDTRSAAIVYAIMNLPVMLLHPDMIKKQFNDSPELLNESLYNDRSAVVCNQFLNVKPYRERLTEVLLEAYEFLPRYKEGIRP; translated from the coding sequence ATGAAACCAAAGCTGACAGAATTGAACGACGTTTCGGAGACCATGGAATCCGAAGCTGAATCGCCGCTTGTGACTAAGGAAGAAGTGCTGAGTATACTGTCGAAAAAACTCTCCGGAGAGTTCGAGCTTGTCGAGTACAAGCTCCGCTCATTAAACTCAACCAACGGCTTCCTCGGAATCTATTACGGACTCACGGCCCTGGTGAAAATTGACGGAGTGACCAAGGAGCACAAGTTTTTCCTGAAGGCTCAACCGTCGAAGCAGAGTCCTCAGTTCGATCTGCTGATGGCGGCAAAGGCGACGGAAAAGGAGTCGGCGATGTACACCGAAATCATACCGCGCATGGGAAACGGGAGCTGCTGTTCCGGCTGGTCGGCCAAGTGCTATTTGACCAAGGAAAACGTCCTGGTCCTCGACGACCTGTTCGCCCAGGGTTACGTTACGACGGACAAGTACGTGCCCTTCGACTACAACCACTGCCTGGTCGTCCTTAGATCCTTGGCCCGATTCCACGCCGGGTCCTTCATAATCGACGAGAAGCTCAGATCGGAGAACAAGAGTCTGTTCAAGGTCTACGGCGACATATTGGGCGAGTCGTTGTACAACGATAGTGGAATATCAACGCGAATGCTGAGTTCGTGCATCCTGGGAACAATGTCATTGATCGATCTCCTGCAGAAGGAGTTGAGCGAGTCGGAAAGGGCCGAGTTCAAGGAACGCGTCAGACCGTGGGGCGAGAATACGGAGGAGCTTTTGAACCCTTCGAAAAAGTATAGAAATGTCATTTGCCACCGCGATTTATGGGCCAACAACCTGATGTTAAAGTACGACGCTTCGGGTAAGCCGGAGCACTGTTGTCTGATAGACTTGCAGATTCTTCGTTACAATCCACCGGCGACCGACTGCGTCTACGTTCTTTACTTGACCACCGACAGAGAGACGAGGGACAAACACGGGGAATCGCTTTTGCGAATGTACTACGAAACGTTGGAGAGGGAATTGACGAACGCGGGActcgattcgaaacgctgtCTCGACTGGCCGACCTTTCGGAAGAGCTGCGAAGACACGAGGTCTGCGGCTATTGTTTATGCGATTATGAATTTACCCGTGATGCTACTTCATCCTGATATGATTAAGAAACAATTCAACGACTCGCCAGAGCTACTGAACGAGAGTTTATACAACGACAGATCTGCCGTGGTGtgcaatcaatttttgaatgtCAAACCATACCGAGAACGATTGACTGAAGTCTTACTCGAGGCTTACGAGTTTTTGCCACGATATAAAGAAGGCATCAGACCATAG